One genomic window of Hydra vulgaris chromosome 03, alternate assembly HydraT2T_AEP includes the following:
- the LOC136078297 gene encoding uncharacterized protein LOC136078297, producing MSSSTTSIDKNQRNEIKDDFFIALKGLYKKIEFSDKILFIVEQQLDKTEEDTEEHLKDTTVEHGSYLPQQISFPIHSLVFCINSKFFRNLFYDSDMLETKENKFFLHVNPGDIQYVKLVIKSFYNPDIIDNVNTIKLLKVLEYADRYMCDSLLKHGLSIVKNITVTNVDECSFLLDKIAYFENYLGHLLTKDFFTNVKSYCNQFLVKAFTPLECYAYNKSLIELNFLSFLTLIKSDGEFLFSENSVVACVLNWLEANETQQTEENIKALLSQCRYEYMDVLFLRNGLCYTNPIFSKWSGYLNWYINAVSYPSVQNNATVTSKRTNRQKKQQQLFVRRSQHKVSKSYIAIDELSYKYELKMKFNANTKRWTSDKNMLYRGYVLQLFICATNKVVLQMILGRDNQKKEMENFNFQIPFEIEIREFQLSLEANEAYQISSNDYCQQGKNPVFLPQNVERNSTSYTKKDVFQFSKVIIANILLGEISKYQPDTVQNENDIIVVIKFTL from the exons ATGTCTTCGAGTACCACTTCAATCgataaaaatcaaagaaatgaaataaaagacgACTTTTTCATAGCCTTAAAAGGTTTATACAAGAAAATAGAATTTAGTgacaagattttatttattgttgaacAACAATTGGATAAAACTGAAGAAGAtacagaagagcatttaaaag ATACAACAGTTGAACATGGGTCATACTTACCACAACAAATTAGTTTTCCTATTCACAGTTTGGTATTCTGTATTAACagcaaattttttagaaatctcTTTTACGACTCTGATATGCTGGAAACAAAAGAGAACAAATTTTTTCTACATGTTAACCCTGGAGATATACAGTATGTGAAATTGGTTATTAAGTCATTTTACAATCCTGATATAATTGACAACGTTAACactattaaattgttaaaggtTTTAGAATATGCCGATAGATACATGTGTGACTCGCTTCTTAAGCATGGGTTATCtattgtcaaaaatattacGGTTACAAATGTTGATGAATGCAGTTTTCTGTTAGACAAAATAGCTTACTTTGAAAACTATTTAGGACATTTATTAACCAAAGACTTTTTTACAAACGTTAAAAGTTACTGTAATCAATTTCTTGTAAAAGCATTTACTCCGCTTGAATGTTATGCGTATAATAAGTCATTAATCGAGttgaactttttaagttttttaacctTAATAAAGTCAGATGGTGAGTTTCTTTTTAGTGAAAACAGTGTAGTTGCATGTGTTTTAAACTGGTTAGAAGCAAATGAAACACAGCAAACAGAAGAAAACATCAAAGCTTTGCTTTCACAATGTCGTTACGAATACATggatgtattatttttaagaaatggaTTGTGTTACACAAATCCTATTTTTAGCAAATGGTCCGGGTACCTTAATTGGTATATCAATGCCGTTTCCTATCCTTCTGTACAAAATAATGCCACAGTTACTTCTAAAAGAACTAACAGgcaaaaaaagcaacaacagcTTTTTGTCCGACGGTCACAACATAAGGTATCAAAAAGTTACATTGCAATTGATGAACTTAGTTACAAATATGAgctaaaaatgaagtttaacgCTAACACAAAAAGATGGACCTCAGATAAAAACATGTTGTACCGTGGGTatgttttacaactttttatttgcGCAACGAATAAAGTAGTGCTACAGATGATATTAGGAAGAGACAATCAGAAAAAAGAAatggaaaactttaattttcaaattccatttgaaattgaaattcgCGAGTTTCAACTTTCCCTTGAAGCCAATGAAGCATATCAAATTTCAAGCAATGATTATTGTCAACAAGGAAAAAATCCAGTTTTTTTGCCGCAAAATGTTGAACGAAATTCAACTTCTTAcacaaaaaaagatgtttttcaaTTTAGCAAAGttattattgcaaatattttacttggtgaaatttcaaaatatcaacCTGATACAGTCCAAaatgaaaatgacattattgttgttattaagttTACCTTATAA